From Plasmodium coatneyi strain Hackeri chromosome 7, complete sequence:
catttgtgtgtttgaataagcacataaggaaacAATACGCCCAACGCGCACGCGGAAAAAAGTCCTGACATTTtcggaaaaatatttatgcacgaaaaaaaaaattaaaaaaaaatttatgaagctaaaaaattttataacagaatgaataggcattttttttaattcttcaacaaaagaagaaattatccaaaacaaattaaaataaagtgaaaaaaaaaaattttattcttccacttatattgattacTCAATGAACGTGCAAACAATTTAACacacaatacaaaaaaaagaacaagtatttactacactctaaaacccggaaccctGAACTTAGAAcatgttccttaggaacaaaggcCTTCCCCCTAAACCAAGAATcggaacttggaacctgctCCTTGGGAACACCCTCCCTAGGaatatcttccttaggaacaaagtcatccttccctaaacccgcaATATGaacctgaacttggaacatgttccttaggaacaaagtcctcctcctttataaattcgcttcccataaattcttgaaccaaaaattcaaaaaagtcttcatTCCTCGAATGtatgtcccctttttgacattcgtctaagacttctaaatggatatcaataatcatgcggcgaagTACACTACGACGACCGGCACGGCGACAACCATCACGttttttgctgcttcttttaggcgtagaacgaggtttgcgttcctttacaatgtaatattcacgtggaccaCCTTCGTACACATGagcaaggagttgttcttctaCAGTTGGACCAAGTGCTTTAGGAGCCCTTCTGTAACGTTCTCTTGTcttacgaagcattccaaagtactacaaaaaaaaaaaaaaaaggaagaggaaatgtTTCCTTAATAGGCGTTTGAAATGATTGCTCACACGGAAcaataattactacttcaaacaccctaaaatctgaaatcctacacatacacccctaaaatacgaaatcctacacacatacacccctaaaatgcgaaatcgtACATACACAACACTAAAATATgcaatcctacacatacacaccctaaaatgtgaaatcctacacatacacactcctaaaatgctaaattctacacaaacacaccctaaaatacgaaatcctacaaataACCCtgcactgattcattcaccttaattcattattatttttctttcctttttcttttcttctaatatgaattttttttttttctttcgttcttTCCTCCCCTAAACAATTAAGtagcaggccacattgtCGACCTTACATCCTGAAACTAGGAACCTTAAACGCGGAATCCTAAACCCGTAACCCTGAATCTGGGGGCTTAAACCCGGaactctcccttttttttcttttcttttttttccttttttatttcttttaccttccataGCAAGTAGCTCATAGCAGAAATACCAAGCACGGCAGGAGCAAGAGGGAGGTATGAAGTAAGATTAGGGTGGTCCATCTTGTTACTAAGCTCGGCAGGAGCAGCTAGTGCTGCGGGAACAGGAGGAGGACCTGAAGTAGTGagtgaaaggaagaaaatggaaaggtgGATGTGTTGTTTCCATATAGTTCAGTGCGATAGTAAGACCCTAAGGTGTTGTAAGTGAACGCTTCCTAGGTGCACGCACTTCTTGCGCAAGATGAGAGGAAATGCAGGTtcttagggtggttggtggaaggaagtgcaGGTTCTtatggtggttggtggaaggaagggaagggaggttgttaggtagttggtggaaggacgGGGGATATCGCCAGATCTTCACCACCACCAAGAGGTGGGAAGCACTTAAGCGCTGTGTTCTCACCACCCTTCAACTCCGCACTATCACAATCTACAACTTTGGAAGTTTCTGTAGAAGGTGTTATATCCTTACCTGATTTTCCTGTTTGATCAGTGTCTTCCGGTTCTGCTGGCTGTGGTGCTTCTGGTATAGGTACTGGtagtttcttttcttcaggATCTGGGACAACCTCTTCCTGAAGTTCTATTTTACTTTCtgtctccttcttttcatctGAAGTAGgctcccccccttcccctccttctcCGCCTCCTTCACTCTCTTCCGTCGTGTAGGGGGATTCTGGGGTAACGGGGGGTGCTTGGGGTTGGAgtggaatattttcctctaTAGTTTGGTCACTCCTGCTATGAATGGCTGGACTTCCACCCTGAGCTGTACTGTCCTGTTGCTTTTcatgcattttccttttaaataatgTCCCCAAGGAGTCCCACGACTGCTTTGCTAAGAAATCTTCCCctctcttttcattttcttttatttcttttaatacTTCATTCacatcttccttccctggGAGATTCCTATCCTCTATAGTCTCCCTTACCTTCTCTACCTTATCTTTCTGCAACCAATCTGGAacttcccctcctccttgcttctttacttctttcccccctttcccccATCCTGGCATTCCCCAGCACCAGCTCCTCTGATTCTCTAAATTTACATGATCAGCAACTTTACTTCTGTCTCTTTCACTCCATTCTGCTATTGTTTTCCCAATGAACTGTGATCCTATTGTTAATTCATCAAAATTCATCCATGCGCATATTTGACTATTATCCTGAACTCCGAATCCTGCCACCATTCCCCTTGCTGCTCTGTGTGCATACTCCTTCATTTCCCCAAAATTACAATGATCCCCAAATAATTTTATCATACCCGCAGCCCCTACTATACATCTCATAAATGATAATTCTTTCTCTATTACCATTTCTTCGACCGTCCCATCTCTCACACCCTTTCCATCCATATAGAGGAATGTTTTCAATAAGGCTTTACACAATGGTCTTTTCCCTGCTGTAATGGGTTTGTCCGTCTCTTGATCCTTCTCGCACATTCCTTTTATAA
This genomic window contains:
- a CDS encoding SICA antigen: MAPPKTSEYEQDHTKVEKEAGDDGAGNVPHSSPRTRRARSAEPGPNNKTFNGFKSREEYVFTLSPKQPEMIITRVSSNGSIGHDDAVIITSGKNAVLLGTEDMPNQVTPTSTTTGPAGPRTAAEKGQPYTSLGPNVHVGLMKDPFTDFLVKWINRRNIYSQADYEKIWKDIEGIWNELIVELHGNEDEIIKGMCEKDQETDKPITAGKRPLCKALLKTFLYMDGKGVRDGTVEEMVIEKELSFMRCIVGAAGMIKLFGDHCNFGEMKEYAHRAARGMVAGFGVQDNSQICAWMNFDELTIGSQFIGKTIAEWSERDRSKVADHVNLENQRSWCWGMPGWGKGGKEVKKQGGGEVPDWLQKDKVEKVRETIEDRNLPGKEDVNEVLKEIKENEKRGEDFLAKQSWDSLGTLFKRKMHEKQQDSTAQGGSPAIHSRSDQTIEENIPLQPQAPPVTPESPYTTEESEGGGEGGEGGEPTSDEKKETESKIELQEEVVPDPEEKKLPVPIPEAPQPAEPEDTDQTGKSGPPPVPAALAAPAELSNKMDHPNLTSYLPLAPAVLGISAMSYLLWKYFGMLRKTRERYRRAPKALGPTVEEQLLAHVYEGGPREYYIVKERKPRSTPKRSSKKRDGCRRAGRRSVLRRMIIDIHLEVLDECQKGDIHSRNEDFFEFLVQEFMGSEFIKEEDFVPKEHVPSSGSYCGFREG